A genomic window from Flavobacterium phycosphaerae includes:
- a CDS encoding helix-turn-helix domain-containing protein: MNTTIKPKHIGRNIGRIRELRGMKQEALAIAIGVTQQTISNIEKSETVEEEKLELIAKELGMTVEAIKNFSEENVVNFFNTFYDNSGTNSAFGNYNQNHFNFNPIEKLVESFEENKELYKALLQAEKDKVAYLEKLLNNK; this comes from the coding sequence ATGAATACTACAATCAAACCAAAACATATAGGTCGTAACATCGGTCGAATTCGCGAGCTTCGTGGTATGAAACAAGAAGCTTTAGCAATTGCTATTGGGGTCACACAGCAAACAATTTCGAATATTGAAAAAAGTGAAACTGTTGAAGAAGAAAAATTAGAACTAATTGCAAAAGAATTGGGAATGACAGTCGAAGCAATTAAGAACTTTTCGGAAGAAAATGTTGTAAATTTTTTTAATACATTTTATGACAATAGTGGCACAAATAGTGCTTTTGGTAATTACAATCAAAATCATTTTAATTTCAACCCCATAGAAAAATTGGTTGAATCTTTTGAAGAAAACAAAGAACTTTATAAAGCACTTCTACAAGCAGAAAAAGACAAAGTTGCCTATCTAGAAAAACTACTGAATAACAAATAA
- a CDS encoding HsdM family class I SAM-dependent methyltransferase produces MDTKILDYTALNGLVFCNQVNAAKNNAEILYINEAKKLGIDAILFRRYYDTASDVPVRSEPAVCIFYKDESFFNTPAHIKLHAALWSAGRNEIYIIQSSTRTDIINARKPAMVQNGHLSLENLLLASTSTIEGINEERFSAYLFGNGTFWEQPYFTESIDEKNSPYIFLLDYLMTVRKEFTSSQELNLLPETIDKLLVTSILIKFLEDITDDKGKHTLRNLYKKHKIQTFAEVVENGLLVSILNDLSNEFNGKIFDKFSELEKNQIANANLNLLANFLRANINLKTNQLFIWEQYSFKHLPAEVISAIYENFIQAESVRNTGGKEKGVVYTPIHLVNLLIDEVMPLDKPELFKDNSFRVFDPSCGSGVFLVAAFKRLLQWWAINNSTRDNIQYPDSKISQKILEDNIFGVDLKKTATLVSVFSLTTALLDKLTPQEIWNNLELKDLSQKNIQNKDFFDWCNDAVKQSMRFNLVIGNPPFNPIKGISKKSAVSNEKLELLKIKPNLIPDNNFALKFFEGGLFFADKICMIIPSNVLLYSKNSQKYRTRLFTDFTVNKIYDFTHLRRDLFHKTADTPVIAIIAQNIVSTHQDIEHVVVKRMVSSEKKIRFEIDYYDFHKVPWSWAIDENKKFIWKTNLLGGGRLFHLIYRLNSFPTLGMYIEKMQKKNDWKFNIGYIIGNENQKNTASYITNQDSIVNIDSNGKVNTEVETSQTFEAIRDEKLFQPPFLLLKDVIGNENIPVYLIENYKNKYLTFKRKFTGLSVPKVDIEELRLIYDTIKNRFAKLYQLHVLANSASVIVKQETYLNKEDIEALPFDSNFGDNVNLSKNENLILFDVLNYYIHLGKSIANRSSGKILQDSVNKKQLENFGETFCNSLNEIYATDEKCWQIGTSIFTSSYIIYQFGYGKIGDLKYIDGSLPDNGIKEIIEDKLSNSGAIYQRVIRVYTHIDNYDCIFFIKPLAQRYWLNSIALRDADDTFLDLKQAGY; encoded by the coding sequence ATGGATACTAAAATTTTGGACTATACCGCTCTGAATGGGCTTGTTTTTTGTAATCAAGTAAATGCTGCAAAAAATAATGCTGAAATTTTGTATATCAATGAAGCCAAAAAATTAGGAATTGACGCAATATTATTTAGAAGGTATTACGATACTGCTAGTGATGTACCAGTTCGCTCTGAGCCAGCAGTATGTATATTTTACAAAGATGAAAGTTTCTTTAATACTCCTGCCCACATAAAATTGCATGCTGCCTTATGGAGTGCAGGGAGAAACGAAATCTACATTATCCAATCATCTACACGAACAGATATTATCAATGCTCGGAAACCTGCGATGGTTCAAAATGGGCATTTAAGTCTAGAAAATTTATTGCTTGCCTCTACTTCAACAATTGAGGGTATTAATGAAGAACGTTTTTCAGCATATTTATTTGGTAATGGTACTTTTTGGGAACAGCCTTATTTTACTGAGAGTATAGATGAAAAAAATAGTCCATACATATTTCTACTAGATTATTTAATGACAGTTAGAAAGGAATTTACGAGTTCTCAGGAGCTCAATCTTTTACCTGAGACTATTGATAAACTGTTAGTTACTTCAATATTAATAAAATTTCTTGAAGATATTACTGATGATAAGGGCAAGCATACCTTAAGAAATCTATATAAAAAACATAAAATACAAACATTCGCTGAGGTAGTTGAAAATGGATTACTTGTTTCGATATTAAATGATTTATCCAATGAATTCAATGGAAAAATATTTGATAAGTTTTCTGAACTTGAAAAAAATCAGATTGCAAATGCTAATTTGAATCTTTTAGCAAATTTTCTTCGAGCAAATATTAATCTGAAAACCAATCAACTTTTTATTTGGGAACAATACAGTTTTAAACATCTACCGGCAGAGGTAATTAGTGCCATTTATGAAAATTTTATTCAAGCTGAGTCCGTAAGAAATACAGGAGGCAAAGAGAAAGGCGTCGTATATACACCAATTCATTTAGTTAACCTACTAATTGATGAAGTAATGCCACTTGATAAACCCGAACTTTTTAAGGATAATTCTTTTAGAGTTTTTGATCCGTCATGCGGATCTGGTGTTTTTCTTGTTGCAGCTTTCAAAAGACTTTTACAATGGTGGGCAATAAATAATAGTACTAGAGATAATATTCAATATCCAGACAGTAAAATTTCTCAGAAAATATTGGAAGACAATATTTTTGGTGTAGACTTAAAAAAAACTGCCACACTTGTTAGTGTATTCAGTCTAACAACTGCTTTATTAGATAAATTAACTCCTCAAGAAATATGGAATAACCTTGAATTAAAAGATTTAAGTCAAAAAAATATTCAAAATAAAGATTTCTTCGATTGGTGTAATGATGCGGTTAAACAATCAATGAGATTTAATCTTGTCATTGGTAATCCACCATTTAACCCAATAAAAGGCATAAGCAAAAAAAGTGCGGTTTCAAACGAAAAATTAGAACTTTTAAAGATAAAACCAAATCTTATTCCTGATAATAATTTTGCTTTGAAGTTTTTTGAGGGTGGTTTATTTTTTGCTGATAAAATTTGCATGATCATCCCATCAAATGTATTGCTTTATAGTAAAAACTCTCAAAAATATAGAACAAGACTTTTTACAGACTTTACAGTTAATAAAATTTATGATTTTACTCATTTGAGGCGAGATTTATTTCATAAAACAGCAGACACTCCGGTTATTGCTATTATCGCTCAAAATATTGTATCTACACATCAGGACATTGAGCACGTAGTAGTCAAACGAATGGTTTCATCGGAAAAGAAAATCAGGTTTGAAATTGATTACTACGATTTCCATAAAGTACCTTGGAGTTGGGCAATTGATGAAAATAAAAAGTTTATTTGGAAAACAAATTTGCTAGGTGGAGGAAGGCTTTTTCATTTAATTTACCGATTAAACTCTTTTCCTACATTGGGAATGTATATAGAGAAAATGCAAAAGAAAAATGATTGGAAATTTAATATTGGTTATATCATTGGAAACGAAAATCAAAAGAATACAGCTTCCTATATTACTAACCAAGATTCAATAGTCAATATTGATTCCAATGGAAAGGTTAATACTGAAGTGGAAACTTCACAAACGTTTGAAGCTATTAGGGATGAAAAGCTATTTCAACCACCATTTCTGTTGCTGAAAGATGTAATAGGTAACGAAAATATTCCTGTTTATTTAATTGAAAACTATAAAAACAAGTATTTAACGTTTAAAAGAAAATTCACTGGCCTAAGTGTACCAAAAGTAGACATTGAAGAACTGAGACTAATTTATGATACAATAAAAAATAGATTTGCAAAATTATATCAACTTCATGTCTTAGCAAATAGTGCTAGTGTAATTGTTAAGCAAGAAACTTATTTAAATAAAGAAGATATAGAGGCATTACCATTTGATTCGAATTTTGGTGATAATGTCAATCTTTCCAAAAATGAAAATCTTATTCTATTTGATGTACTTAACTATTATATACATTTAGGCAAATCAATTGCAAACAGAAGTTCTGGTAAAATTTTACAAGATTCAGTCAATAAAAAACAGTTAGAAAATTTTGGAGAGACTTTTTGCAATTCCCTTAATGAGATATATGCTACTGATGAAAAATGCTGGCAAATTGGAACATCCATTTTTACATCATCTTATATCATTTATCAATTTGGATATGGAAAAATCGGTGACCTAAAATATATAGATGGCAGTTTGCCTGATAATGGAATAAAGGAAATAATAGAAGATAAACTTTCAAATAGTGGAGCAATTTATCAACGAGTAATTAGAGTTTACACACATATCGATAATTACGATTGTATTTTTTTTATTAAACCACTTGCTCAGAGATATTGGTTAAATAGTATTGCCCTTAGGGATGCCGATGATACATTTTTGGACCTAAAACAAGCAGGATATTGA
- a CDS encoding ATP-binding protein, which produces MEEQTAQNNSTPQREKTIQSHYSYEEIIAWLEVKGRELYWPGFKIYEIDYPVVYKLIAYFLRDEQACNQFGVNLSKGILLSGPVGCGKTALMNLMKFITKTEHKFFVKPCRDVSFEFIQDGYQIIHKYSNGRLYHSDPKIICFDDLGIENNLKYFGNECNVMAEIILSRYDIFISKKIPTHITSNLSASEIEMHYGLRVRSRLRELVNLISYDKNTLDKRK; this is translated from the coding sequence ATGGAAGAACAGACAGCGCAAAACAATTCAACACCTCAACGGGAAAAGACTATTCAGAGCCATTATAGTTACGAGGAAATAATAGCATGGCTCGAAGTAAAAGGTCGTGAATTGTATTGGCCAGGATTTAAGATATATGAAATTGACTACCCGGTAGTGTATAAACTTATTGCTTATTTCCTTCGGGATGAACAAGCCTGTAATCAATTCGGCGTGAATTTGAGTAAGGGAATATTACTTTCTGGTCCGGTTGGCTGTGGAAAAACCGCACTAATGAATCTTATGAAATTCATCACCAAAACAGAACATAAATTTTTTGTAAAGCCTTGCCGCGATGTAAGCTTTGAATTTATCCAGGACGGATATCAGATTATCCACAAATACAGTAATGGTAGATTATACCACAGTGACCCTAAAATAATATGCTTTGATGATTTAGGTATTGAAAACAACCTGAAATATTTTGGCAATGAATGTAATGTGATGGCAGAAATTATTTTAAGTCGATACGACATTTTTATTAGTAAAAAGATTCCAACACACATCACATCCAATTTGTCAGCATCAGAAATCGAAATGCATTACGGCCTAAGAGTTAGAAGCCGATTACGCGAACTGGTAAATTTAATCTCCTATGACAAAAACACTTTAGACAAACGAAAATAA
- a CDS encoding transcriptional regulator, with amino-acid sequence MATYHKCLKNLHALGYIKYEPSFNPYKGSHVYLFNFAEDLKPHQKKDKTTSNFEHVDEQVVNKLCTSDETSIEQVNEIALVPSINYTNNTNSKDDLNIENLGELAKKNESIVPFFKNEFVEEKEKSSAKKEKDIIPLYEEVLAFFSEHSFPELEANKFYNYFKSNGWLVGGKTPMADWQAAAKNWMLNVPKFINHGRTDSAKQFNTSTGKDYSEPL; translated from the coding sequence ATGGCTACCTACCATAAATGCCTAAAAAATTTACATGCTCTAGGCTATATAAAATACGAGCCATCATTTAATCCATATAAAGGCAGCCACGTTTACTTATTCAATTTTGCAGAAGACCTAAAACCGCACCAAAAAAAAGATAAAACAACCTCAAATTTTGAACATGTTGATGAACAAGTAGTAAACAAGCTTTGTACAAGTGATGAAACAAGTATTGAACAGGTTAATGAAATAGCATTAGTACCTTCTATAAACTATACAAACAATACAAACAGTAAAGACGATTTAAACATTGAAAACTTGGGTGAGCTCGCAAAAAAAAATGAAAGTATCGTTCCGTTTTTTAAAAATGAGTTTGTAGAAGAAAAAGAAAAAAGTTCCGCCAAAAAAGAAAAAGATATCATTCCTCTTTATGAAGAAGTTCTAGCTTTTTTCTCAGAACATAGTTTTCCGGAACTGGAAGCAAATAAGTTTTACAACTATTTCAAAAGTAACGGTTGGTTGGTTGGCGGTAAGACACCTATGGCTGACTGGCAAGCTGCAGCAAAGAACTGGATGTTAAACGTACCTAAATTCATAAACCATGGAAGAACAGACAGCGCAAAACAATTCAACACCTCAACGGGAAAAGACTATTCAGAGCCATTATAG
- a CDS encoding helix-turn-helix domain-containing protein, whose translation MAIEVITREDLNEFRVLLLKELKDLLQLNQQQTKQWLKSTEVRKLLNISPGTLQTLRINKTLSYTKIGGTIYYAYQDIEKVLELNKVNSEQNLFNAK comes from the coding sequence ATGGCTATCGAAGTTATTACCAGAGAAGATCTTAATGAATTCAGAGTATTATTACTCAAAGAATTAAAAGATTTATTACAGCTTAATCAGCAGCAAACCAAACAATGGTTAAAATCAACCGAGGTTAGAAAACTACTCAACATTTCTCCCGGAACTCTACAAACCTTGCGTATTAATAAAACCCTCTCCTATACCAAAATTGGAGGAACTATATACTATGCCTATCAAGACATTGAAAAGGTATTAGAGCTTAACAAGGTCAACTCAGAGCAAAATTTGTTTAATGCCAAGTAA
- a CDS encoding helix-turn-helix domain-containing protein — translation MKILQITVAVVFFLTSKCFAQKNQFIIPDSLKSKNIEYLKERLSNDSDSQKLDSIYGHSILSKAKAGNNPEKVIEAYKTVMYKSGKKTWLNYCDSIMSVALKSSNNELIGSAYLTKGIVYYHFKQESKALDNYILADQFISKTHNQYLIHKTKYSIASIKYYLGFYDESISLLKECEEYFRVHEPGNPRLLSLHLLSLCYIKTKQYNLAAATIDLGYREAINLDELTIIPYFTNAEGRNEFFKKNYKNAISKLNKSLPHFIQSNDIANTSTTNLYLGRSYWELGNKEKAVPYFKKVDETFKKDKFMKEDLIEAYYLLAQYYESKGDTTEQLKYLHGLLEAETFVSKNYRYLSKNMYRDYDLKKIADATAELKQNLSLRNKLDIIFGIIFLLVTATFTYIFCKQYQRRKIRKQRFKNLISQKIKKVKPLEIKEKIIDGEQIIKPEIVAAVSKKLEKFEESNLYLDKDFNLSKMAAIVDCNTRYTSRIISETRNKKYIEYVDDLRIEFIIDKLKNDSKYRNYTIKALTEEAGFKSPQKFKEAFTKATELTPLYFIKELKRQDYKQ, via the coding sequence ATGAAAATCTTACAAATTACAGTTGCAGTAGTATTCTTTTTAACTAGTAAATGTTTTGCCCAAAAAAATCAATTCATTATCCCGGATTCACTTAAAAGTAAAAATATTGAGTATTTAAAAGAGCGCCTTTCAAATGATAGTGATTCTCAGAAATTGGACTCAATTTATGGTCATTCGATATTGTCAAAAGCTAAAGCCGGTAATAATCCGGAAAAAGTGATTGAAGCATACAAAACTGTAATGTATAAATCTGGTAAGAAAACATGGTTAAATTACTGTGACAGTATAATGTCAGTAGCTTTAAAATCAAGTAATAACGAACTAATTGGTTCAGCCTATTTAACAAAGGGCATTGTTTACTATCATTTCAAACAGGAATCAAAAGCTTTGGATAATTACATCCTTGCGGACCAATTCATTTCTAAAACTCACAATCAATATTTGATTCACAAAACCAAATATTCTATTGCCTCAATAAAATATTATCTCGGTTTCTACGATGAATCTATTTCTCTATTAAAAGAATGCGAAGAATATTTTAGGGTTCATGAACCTGGTAATCCAAGGTTACTTTCACTCCATTTACTTAGTTTATGTTATATAAAAACAAAACAATACAACTTGGCTGCAGCTACAATTGACTTAGGGTACCGTGAAGCCATTAACCTTGACGAACTAACTATTATCCCATATTTTACTAATGCCGAGGGAAGAAACGAATTTTTCAAGAAAAACTATAAAAATGCAATCTCCAAATTAAATAAATCATTACCTCATTTCATTCAAAGTAATGATATAGCAAATACCTCAACTACAAACTTGTATTTAGGTCGAAGTTATTGGGAATTAGGCAATAAAGAAAAAGCTGTGCCATACTTCAAGAAGGTGGATGAAACTTTCAAAAAAGATAAGTTCATGAAAGAAGATTTGATTGAAGCTTATTACCTATTGGCTCAGTATTACGAATCTAAAGGAGATACAACTGAGCAACTTAAATATTTACACGGTCTTTTAGAAGCCGAGACTTTTGTTAGTAAAAACTACAGATACCTTTCTAAAAATATGTACAGGGATTATGACCTGAAAAAAATTGCTGATGCTACCGCAGAACTAAAACAGAATCTCTCACTACGAAACAAGTTGGATATAATTTTTGGAATTATATTTCTTTTGGTGACTGCTACATTTACTTATATATTTTGCAAACAATACCAACGCCGAAAAATTAGAAAACAGCGATTTAAAAACTTAATCTCTCAAAAAATAAAGAAAGTAAAACCCCTTGAAATCAAAGAAAAAATCATTGATGGTGAACAAATTATCAAACCCGAAATAGTTGCAGCTGTGTCCAAAAAATTAGAAAAGTTTGAAGAAAGTAATCTGTATCTCGACAAAGATTTTAATCTCAGTAAAATGGCGGCAATTGTGGATTGTAATACACGTTATACATCAAGGATAATATCTGAAACCCGCAATAAAAAGTACATTGAATATGTTGATGATTTAAGAATTGAGTTTATCATCGACAAGTTAAAAAATGATTCTAAATACAGAAACTATACTATCAAAGCATTAACTGAGGAAGCCGGTTTCAAATCACCTCAAAAATTTAAAGAAGCCTTTACCAAAGCTACCGAATTAACACCTTTGTATTTTATCAAGGAATTAAAAAGGCAGGATTACAAACAGTAA
- a CDS encoding RteC domain-containing protein, giving the protein MKETALRLLEDLETQLKEIELAKKETIEHVEDSIRKTISVLETLKTNFVKYKFESKKDEIYFFRDIKPQFVSKLIYYNEIYNIMTNKPFGGNKTLRKYYTGELAKLKSFYTENVEFFKYYRNGNTYLDNKYFVRGRYDIKLTLDSFYFQADSRFSTSHDFKVAKIMANDLIQSYLEIEIAKIENKAPLFNLTERQVQKWTGTKIALIELVYALHAEGVFNNGASDLKETAKFFEEVFDVDLGQFHRTFFEMRARKADRTKFLNSLRDTLVRRMDEVDE; this is encoded by the coding sequence ATGAAGGAAACTGCTCTAAGATTACTAGAAGATTTAGAAACCCAATTAAAAGAAATAGAATTGGCCAAAAAAGAAACTATCGAGCATGTTGAGGATTCAATCCGGAAAACTATAAGTGTACTTGAAACTTTAAAAACCAATTTTGTAAAGTATAAGTTTGAAAGTAAGAAAGATGAAATTTACTTTTTCAGGGACATTAAGCCACAGTTTGTAAGCAAGTTGATTTATTATAACGAGATTTATAATATCATGACTAATAAACCTTTTGGCGGAAATAAGACACTGAGAAAATACTACACCGGTGAATTAGCAAAACTAAAAAGCTTCTACACTGAAAATGTAGAGTTTTTTAAATACTACCGTAACGGAAACACTTACCTTGATAATAAATACTTTGTACGGGGTAGGTATGATATCAAGTTAACTCTGGATAGCTTTTATTTTCAAGCTGACAGCCGGTTCTCAACTTCGCATGATTTTAAAGTGGCCAAGATAATGGCGAATGATTTAATACAAAGTTATTTGGAAATTGAAATTGCCAAAATAGAAAACAAGGCACCATTGTTTAATCTAACAGAAAGGCAAGTGCAGAAATGGACCGGGACAAAAATTGCTCTGATAGAGTTAGTATATGCGCTGCATGCAGAAGGTGTTTTTAATAATGGAGCCAGTGACTTGAAAGAAACGGCAAAATTCTTCGAAGAGGTATTTGATGTTGATTTGGGACAGTTTCACAGAACCTTTTTTGAAATGAGAGCGCGAAAGGCTGATAGAACTAAGTTTTTAAACTCACTTCGTGATACATTGGTGCGCCGGATGGATGAAGTGGATGAATAA